CCGGCACTGATGGTTGGCAGAAAGATGGTGGTAAAGAAGCGCGGGAAGGAATAGCCGTCAACAAAGGCGGTTTCATCCAACTCCTTCGGCACGCCGCCCATGAAGCCCTCCAGGATCCAGACCGCCAGCGGAATGTTGAACAGACAGTGAGCAAGCGCCACCGCCAGATGAGTGTCAAACAGGCCAATGGCAGAATAGAGCTGGAAGAAAGGCAGCGCAAAGACGGCAGCGGGGGCCATGCGGTTGGTCAACAGCCAGAAAAAGAGCTGCTTGTCACCCAGAAACTTGTAGCGAGAGAAGGCATAGGCGGCGGGAAGTGCCACACAAACCGAAATGATGGTGTTGATCGCCACATAGGTGATCGAGTTGATATAGCCCCAATACCAGGTCGGGTCGGTGAAGATCACCCGGTAATTGTCCAAGGTCCATGTCTGGGGAACAAGCGTGAAGCCGGACAGGATCTCGCCTGTGGTCTTGAAGCTCATGGCCAGCAGCCAATAGATCGGCAGCATCAGGAACAGGATATAAAGGGTTGGTACGATGTATCTTTTTTTCATGATCCGATCCTCCCTAGTGGTCAGTTGGCTTGTCGACCTGCTGAACATCGCGGTTCATCAGGGTGTAGAAGAGCCAGGACACCAGAAGCGTGATGGCGAAATAGATCAGCGACATGGCAGCCGCCGGGCCGAGGTCGAACTGGCCAAGGGCGATCTTGACGAGGTCGATGGACAGAAGCGTCGTCGAGTTGCCCGGTCCCCCTCCGGTCAGGGTGAAGGGTTCGGTATAGATGTTGAAGCTGTCCATGAAGCGCAGCAGGATGGCGATGGTCAGCACCTGCTTCATTTTTGGCAGTTGGATGTAGCGGAAGACCGCCCAGCGCGAGGCGCCATCCACCTCGGCGGCCTGATAGAAGGCATCCGGAATTGAAACCAGACCGGCATAGGAGAGCAAAACCACCAGCGAGGTCCAGTGCCAGACATCCATGACGATGATTGTCACCCAAGCGGCAAAGGGGCTTTGGGTCATGTTATAGTCGATGCCCAAGGTGTGGTTCATGAAGTAACCCAACAGGCCAATATCCGGCAGGGTGAAGATGTTCCACATCGCGCCGACCACATTCCACGGGATCAGCATCGGCAAGGCCATGGTGACAAGGCAGACCGGCACCCAGAAGCCCTTTTTGGGCATCGACAGGGCAATGGCGATGCCCAGCGGCACTTCGATCACCAGAATGAGACCTGTGAAGAGGAACTGACGACCGAGCGCATTGTGGAAGCGCTCGGAGGTGAGGATCTGCTGGAACCAGTCCAGACCCTGCCAGAAAAACAGATTGTCGCCAAAGGTTTCCTGCACCGAGTAATTGACCACGGTCATCATCGGGATGAGGGCGTTGAAGGCCACCAGCACAAGGACCGGCAGGACAAAGAACCAGGCTTTTTGATTGACGCTTTTCATGGTCATGCTCCTTTGCGGGCCGTGGCGATCCAACCATCCCGGTAAAGGCGGGTGCGGTCGGCATCGAGCGCCAGATGCACTTCGTCGCCCGGATTGGGGGGCTGCTGTTCGGTGATGACGGAAATGGACGTGTCGCCAACCATCGCTTCGACGACATTGTGGCGGCCGACATCGGCGACCTTGCGGACGCGCGCGGCAAGGCCGGTTTCGGCAAAGGCGATATGTTCGGGCCGGACGCCAATCTCCGTTTTGCTGCCAGCCCCT
This DNA window, taken from Cohaesibacter intestini, encodes the following:
- a CDS encoding carbohydrate ABC transporter permease is translated as MKKRYIVPTLYILFLMLPIYWLLAMSFKTTGEILSGFTLVPQTWTLDNYRVIFTDPTWYWGYINSITYVAINTIISVCVALPAAYAFSRYKFLGDKQLFFWLLTNRMAPAAVFALPFFQLYSAIGLFDTHLAVALAHCLFNIPLAVWILEGFMGGVPKELDETAFVDGYSFPRFFTTIFLPTISAGVGVAAFFCFMFSWVELLLAKTLTAVAAKPIAATMTKTASSAGYELGLLAAAGALTIIPGAVVIYFVRNYIAKGFALGRV
- a CDS encoding carbohydrate ABC transporter permease, with translation MTMKSVNQKAWFFVLPVLVLVAFNALIPMMTVVNYSVQETFGDNLFFWQGLDWFQQILTSERFHNALGRQFLFTGLILVIEVPLGIAIALSMPKKGFWVPVCLVTMALPMLIPWNVVGAMWNIFTLPDIGLLGYFMNHTLGIDYNMTQSPFAAWVTIIVMDVWHWTSLVVLLSYAGLVSIPDAFYQAAEVDGASRWAVFRYIQLPKMKQVLTIAILLRFMDSFNIYTEPFTLTGGGPGNSTTLLSIDLVKIALGQFDLGPAAAMSLIYFAITLLVSWLFYTLMNRDVQQVDKPTDH